The genomic region TTACCTCTCAGACTTACCTTAAGATTTTTGTTGTCCAGATGGCGGAACCTTGAATGCTCGGTTGTTGGCTTCAATGAAGTCGCAGGCGAATTGAATCTCCTGCGGAGTCGCCGATGGACCGTTGTCCAGCCGGGCAAATCTTCAGTGCCGGATTCAGCGGATTTGCTGcgttgaggagtgatgggacgcaGGCCTGGGTATTGAAGTTGGTGGGTAGCAGTCCCATCCCGGCCGTGCGGAGTGATTTTTGTTGGAGCAGCAGACGCGTCAAAGCAGGAACGATGAGATTGGTCGGCGGACAGAGCTGATTCGGCGAACCTAACTCTCCTGGTGCAGGCGGCCTTAGCTGTCGACGAACCGGCGGCAGGCTTGAGGCAGGACCGCGTCGAAGAAGAAGTTCCGGACTCAGATCTAGGAATGCGGGCGTCCGCGTCGAATGCTGGAATCCCCACTGAGGCAGGGTGGATCTGGAGGATGGAGGCCTGATCAATGGGTTGATGGAGGGGTTGGGGTTGGTTTTCCGGCGAGTCGGCGGGGGgagcggcagcggcggcaagtGCGGTGCTAGCCGCCGCGAGGACAGGGAGAGCGTCCATCCCCAAGATTCGTATCAGCTATTGAACCTAAAACAATTGATCATTTGCTAGGCAGTTGTAACACATTTAGTAAATTTGGCCTGCAAGCATTGGCCCctcaagggcttgttcggttctaccccaatccatatggattgagggagattgagggggtttcaatctCCAGTAAGTCAAAATTCCCTCCAATccatatcaatcccctccaatccatatggattgaaaataaccaaaCAAGCCCCAAGTGGGCAGGCTTTCCTTTGATGACTGGTGGGAAACAGTAAATAGCCGAGTGGAGGGTCAGATTAGAAAAGAGTTGAACTCTGTCATCATCCTCTGTGCTTGGTCAATTTGGACTCACCGAAATAAGTGTGTTTGATGGAGTGTCCCCAAATTTAAATGTTGTTTCGGCAGTGGTGGATGAGGAATTACAGAGGTGGAGTATGGTTGGAGCAAAAGGGATATCCTACCTGCTTGCTATGGCTCCTGGGTCGGAGCAGATGAATGCTATGTGTGGGTTAAGGTCGTGTATCCCTCTGTTTCTAGTGGTGTAAATAGGTAGTTTGAGGCTAGGTTTTTAGGCTTCTTAGTTGCCTAAAACCTGGCTGTTTCTTTCGGGTTTTCTGTAACCTTTGGTccctttcttcttaatataattattttcttttcttttctttttctattttcctATTTATTTCCTTTCCATTTCAAATCCAAAATTACATGGTATAACAACTTAAACTACTATAAGCATTACATGGTCAGATATGTATAGCTTAACTCGGATAATCTCAATATAAAAATGAGGGTTCCCTTCTAATTGTCCTTACTCCTTACAAAACAACATCAGAAACAACTAACCCTTCCTGTTACATCAGTTTGAAAACTGGGACAATAACTTTTTTTGTCAAGTAAACAAACCGGAAGGGAACAACCTATGATATATGGTTAAGCTGTACACAGTTTCACCGGCATTGAGCTGTTGGTAGCTTCACCGCTGGCTCCTCTTGCCCCCTTTGCTAGAGCTATCATCATGTGCTTCTGCACTCCTCTTCCTGCCTTTGCTGGGGCTATCTACCTGTGCCCCAGCGCTACTTTTCCTGCCTTTGATGGGGCTATTTTCCTGTGCCCCAACAATCCTCTGCTCACTCTTTGGAGGCTGACCCACACCCCTCTTCTTGGCTGGCTCATATGTCTTTGTAGTCTTTTGATTAGCCAGCTCATCACTGCAAGGTCTTTTGCCATCCCCTTCCTTGGCAGCAGCATCCCTTGAAGAAACCTTGCTTGCCCTTGCATCCCCAGAGTGCAAGCTTGTTCTTGAAAAATGCAGGGATCGAGCATTCTTCTTTATTACAGGGGCACCAGCTGTTCTGGTCTCTCGATGGCTTTTCAAGAACAAGCTTGCACTCCGCTTCACAGTTTTGCATGCAAAGTCACGAAGCTCAACCGCAGCCATGTGCTCTAATGTAGTCTTCGGATAGAAGGTTATTACATTATTGATGAAAAAATAAGTATATCTCTCAAAAGCTCCTTGGTGCCAGAGATTacatgttgaataattagacaaattccaaattaaattccgaatataaatcatgaccaaatcagaagaactgaaataaaagccaaatcagatgatgcgtactgattagacttactgattgttggcgcgcgccagaatcagctgggtcgacgatgtcagaagatcacgagcagtcgcgtgaagacgcttcccaactcACATTTTTATATTCAGAATGATATCACGACCAAATCACATTTTTTACTGGTATGCAACAGCTGCTCCACAACTTCATATGGGAGAATGATATCACAATGTTGGATCAGTAGGTGAACTGTTCTTTTATTGTCCACTATCATAAGATTGATAATCTGAAGAATATTAAAAAAAGTGTTTAAGTCAAGGATATGGAATGCTTTTTCTAAAACGTACCACTGTAGAATGTAACTTTGTATTAGCAGCTAGATTGGACTCCTCCATTTTGATAccttatcatgaatagcatcatgcAAGTTGTATTTCTCAATAAACTCGAATACTTCTGGCTTCAGGAGCTGAACCAAATGGGTTTAATTAGAAATAATTTGACAATAAAAATGTATATTTTGATATGTGCCTACAAATACAGCTTTAGGATGTACTTATTTTAGCATAAAGAGAAAGTGCCTTTTCGTATTGACCATTGATCACATATAATTCAGCTAATGACTACATGGCACATAAGGCAGATATCAACCAAATAGGGAAAGAATATGAAGTGTAAATATATGTTTTACAATCATTAAATAATGTCCCTCCCCACCTCTTTCAATGAATCAGCCATCGATGAGGAGTTTAGTTGTGGCTCAACGGCAGATATGACCGGTGAGGCTGAGTATAATGTCGGTGGCCAATTTTTTATAGTAGTCAAGAGAAGTTCATGGAAAGAAGGATTGATAGTTAGAGCAACAAGGGCAACCTACACAAGAAAATCAGAATAGTATTACAACAGATAGGTGTTAAAATTAGTAATGGAACTTACAAGTTAGCACCACACCTCATATGCAGTATCACTCAGCTGAGGATTTTCTGTAGGAATATAAGGGACCAAAATAGGAAGTTGGCGGAGATGAGCAAAGTGGAAGACCCATGTGTCGCATAAAAGTTTTGATTAAAAAATGAATCAATTAACACGTAGGGTGAGATCCATCAAAATCTCACAACTCATCGGTGTTATGCTAGATCATTCAACAAAAGGTGATATCTGTGTATCCACATATTTTCTAACCTCTCCCATGCTGAAGGGGATCCTCGCAACAACTTTGGGCAGCGCTGAGCAACTTCAGCGTATTTTCTTTCAATTATCGAGTGATCAAGGTATCTTGAGCCCACCTGGATTACCATGAATGAACCGACTTAAATGCATAAAGTACAAGTACTAACAGTCGCAATATCAACATGATGACCCTAAAAAAAGCTGGAAGTTGGCTTACCCCCTTGCGGTGGGACCGACACACATATTA from Zea mays cultivar B73 chromosome 6, Zm-B73-REFERENCE-NAM-5.0, whole genome shotgun sequence harbors:
- the LOC103630499 gene encoding uncharacterized protein; the protein is MAAVELRDFACKTVKRSASLFLKSHRETRTAGAPVIKKNARSLHFSRTSLHSGDARASKVSSRDAAAKEGDGKRPCSDELANQKTTKTYEPAKKRGVGQPPKSEQRIVGAQENSPIKGRKSSAGAQVDSPSKGRKRSAEAHDDSSSKGGKRSQR